The genomic DNA GCGCACCCGGCTCGGCAGCACGATGTGGCGAAGCGCGCCGGCGACGGAAAATTCCAGCGGCAGCACATCGCCAGTGCGCGAGGAGACGAACGCGACCATCTGGTGACCGTCGAGCGCATCAGGCGTTGTGGGCACGCCGTGGCGGGAAAGATATTCCGGGCTCGCCACCGTGATCTCGGCGATGGTGCCGAGCCGGCGCTGGATCATGCCGCTGTCGCCGGGCTCGCCCGACCGGATCACGCAATCGACGCCCTCCCGAACGAGATCGACCAGCCGGTCGCCCTGCCCGATCTGCAATTCGAGCTGCGGATAGCGGGCAAGGAATTCCGGCAGATGCGGCAGAATGAAGGTGCGGGTCAGCAAAGGATGCGCATCGATACGAAGCAGACCGCGCGGCCGCGCATCACGCATCGCGCTTTCGGCGTCCTCGACCTCGGTGAGGATGGCGACGCAGCGGCGATAATAATCCTCGCCGTCGAGCGTTGGAGTGACATGTCGCGTCGTACGTTCCAGCAGGCGTGCGCCGAGGCGCGCTTCGAGGCCGCGCAAGACTTCGCTCGCCGTGGAGCGTGGAAGGCCAAGGTCCGCAGCCGCAGCCGTAAAGCTCCGCCGTTCGACGAGGCGGACGAACAGGCGCATGGCGTCAAATCGGTCCATGGGCGATTGTTCACCATATCCGACAAGTGATGGCAAGTCGGGGCTGATTATCCGGCCAAAGCGATCAGCTATGTCTCGGGTCGAAAGACATCGAGGGAGACCTGCCATGACCCATCAACATCAGCGTGCCGCCATCGTCACGGGCGGCTCCCGCGGCATCGGCGCGGCGATCGTCCGCCGGCTGGTCCGGGACGGAATTGCGGTTGCGATCAACTACGCCAGCGGCCGCAGTGCCGCCGATGCGCTCGTGGCCGAGATCGAGTCCGCGGGCGGACGCGCCATCGCCGTGCAGGCCGATCTTGCCGATCCGGCAACGCCGGCCCGGCTGTTCGATGCCGCCGAGCGCGCCTTCGGCGGCGTCGATGTCCTCGTCAACAATGCCGGTGTGATGGAGCTCGGGCCGCTCGCTGAAATGACCGACGAAGCATTCTCGCGGCAAATGTCGGTCAACCTCGACAGCGTTTTCCGCTCGATGCGCGAAGCGGCGCGGCGGTTGCGCCACGGCGGCCGCATCGTCAGCTTCTCCTCCAGCGTCGTCGGCCTCTATCAGCCCGGTTATGGCGTCTACGCCGCGACCAAGGCGGCGGTCGAAGCCATGACGCATGTCCTCGCCAAGGAGCTCGGCGGCCGGCGCATCACCGTCAATGCCGTCGCGCCCGGACCGGTCGAGACCCGGCTCTTCCTCGAGGGCAAGAGCGAGCAGCAGGTGCGCGCGATCGCCGCCATGAACCCGTTCGGCCGCCTCGGCCAGCCCGACGACATCGCAGGGCTCGTCGCCTTCCTTGCCGCAAGCGACAGCGGATGGGTCAACGGCCAGGTCATCCGCGCCAATGGCGGCGTGATCTGACGCGACACGAATTCAAACCGGAGAGATCATCATGCCTTTCGCCAACATCAAGATTCCCCAAGCAGCGCTGTCGCGGGCCCAGAAGACGGAGATCGTGCATCGGCTCACCGCGCTGTTCGTCGAATATTTCGGCGAAGCGGCCCGACCGCATACGATGGTGCTGATCGAGGAAGTCCCGGACGGCGGCTACGGCCGCGCCGACGAAGTGTTCGTCGTTCCCGAGGCCTGGCGGGCCAGCGACGCCGGCGTCACACCGCCTTCAGGCTGAGGTCCTCTTTCGTTAGCACGCACGTTGCAAGCCGCGCGCGGCGTGCTATCGCTCCTGCAATGACACCCAGGACCTTCGAGACCCGTTGCCTGCGCCTGCCCGCCGTCACCAAGGTGGTGCAGTGGGAGGGCACCTCCGTGTTCAAGGTCGGCGGCAAGATGTTCGCGCTCGGCGGCGGCTTTGCCGCGCGCTCCGGCGGCTACATGTTCAAGACCTCGAACATGGCCTATGCCATGCTGATCGAGCACGGCCTGGCGCGGCCCGCGCCGTATCTGGCGCGCGCCAAATGGGTGCAGCTCGCCAGCAACAACGCCCTGCCCGACGCCGAGCTCTCAACTTATCTGGTGCAGGCCCATGCATTGATCGCGGCGAAGCTGACGCGGAATATCCGCAAGGAACTCGGGCTCGACTCGCCGGACGCCCATCGGCATGACGATCACCGCGTGCAGCACATGGATCGCTCGCGGCGACATTGAGCTTTCATCCGTCCTCGATATACTGCCACTCCTGGATTCGATTTGGGACTGCGACGTGGCGATTGATCTGAAAGCGGTCGAGCAACTCGCCACCGATCAATCCTCGCTCAAGGCCGCCGCCGGCCTTGCCAAGCCCGGCAAATGGTCCGGCGTCGGCGCAAGTGGCGACGGCGCGCTGATCTGGGGTGAGTGCGCGGGCTCCGGCGCCAATCCCTATCGCGTCATGGCCGACCTGCGCGACCTCGGCAACAAGTGCACCTGCCCGTCGCGCAAATTCCCCTGCAAGCACGTGCTCGGCCTGTTGTGGCTGAATGCGGAACAGGTCCTGCCGTTCCCGCCCGCCGACACGCCGGCCTGGGTCAGCGATTGGCTGGGACGCCGGCGCGGCACGCCCGCGGCAAAACCGGCAAACAATGCGCCACAAGGCGGCGAGAAGGATCTGCGTGCCGCGCGCGCCGGCGGACCTGACGTCGCCGAGGACCCGAAGGATGTCGCGCGACGCGAGGCCCAGGCGGCAAAACGCACTGAGGAGACCGAACGCGCCATCCTCGATGCGCTGGACGCGCTCGAGCAATGGATCGGCGATCAGCTCCGCATGGGATTGGCAGGCTTCATCGACGATGCCACAGCCCGCTGCCGGCGGATCGCGGCGCGGCTGGTCGACGGCAAGGCCGCGGTGCTCGCCGGCCGAATCGACGAGCTGCCGTCCCGCCTCCTCGCATTGCCCGCAGGCGATCGGCCGCGCGGCGCCGTCGTCGAGCTCGGCAAGCTGGTCCTGCTCGCGCGCGCCTTCCGTGCCGCGCCGCGCGATGCCGAGACGAGGCGCGCCGTCGCTGCGTCCGAAACGCGCGAGACGGTGCTGGCCGACCCGCGAGCGCCGCGGGTCGATGCGCACTGGGAGGTGCTGGCCGAGCAGGTGCAGACGCGCCGCGACGGTCTTGTGTCGCAGACGGCCTGGCTGCTCAATCTGTCTGCCGCAGGTCCGCGCTTCGCAATGCTGCTCGACTTCTTCCCGGCGAGCGCCGGACGGCGCGGCTCGGTGTTCACGCCCGGCGAGCGTTTTCACGGCGAGCTCGTGTTCTATCCGTCGCAACAGCCGCTTCGTGCTCTGCTCGTCCGGCGCGATGCCGGGGGGGAGCTGCCGCCCTCGGAATGGCCCCTGGCGGATGCAACAATATCCGACGCGTTGACGCGCCCGCTGCTGGCCGAGCCGTGGGCGATCGAGATTCCGTTGCTGCTGCCGCAGGGCCGGATCGCGCGCGACGATGCCGGACATAATTGGTGGCGATCGACCGATGGCATGGCGACACTGCCGATCGCCTCGGAGGTCAGTAGCCTGCTTTGCGGCACTGACCTCACGCGTACCGCTGCGATATGGTCGGGCAACCGGCTCGCGATCCTCGCCGCGCAGACCCCTTGGGGACGGATCGGCGGTCATGACTGAAGTCATCGAGGCCGAGACGATGCTTGATGCCATGGGCGCGGTGCTGACGCGCTGGACGATGGGATCGGCGGCCGCGCCCGCGGCGTCCTTCTGGCGCGCCGAGCTCGGCGACGATCCCACTGAGGCCGAGTTGCGACTGCTCGCTCTGTCAGGCCAGTTTCTCGGCGCCGCGGTGACGATGGAGCCGGGCGCGACACTGCGCGTCCTGCCCGATGTTCCCGCGTTGACCTTGCCGACCCTGCCGGAGCCCCTGCGCCCGCTGGCGCGCCGAATCCTCGCGGCGAAGAAACAGGCGCAGTCCGGGACCGAACTCGTGCACTTTCTCGCAGCGCGCGGCTGGACCATGCATCCCGCCGACTGGATGCCCGCGGCCGCCGACGACGATGCGCCGGATGTCTACGCAACCTGGCGCGACTGGGCCGCGATCGCAGCGGCCGACGGCGCCGCGCGGCGGCAGACGAATGACCGCCTCACCGCCGACAATTGGGAAGACTTCTGGCCGGCCGCGCGCAAGGCGGCTCTGGCCGGCCTCAGGCGCGACGACCCGTCCGCGGCACGCGGGGTGCTCGAGGCAAGGCTCGCCGGCGAGACTGCGGACACGCGTTTGCGCCTGCTGTCGCTGCTGTCGGAGCGGCTGTCCGATGATGACGTCACCTTCCTCGAAGGCATCGCAGCGAACGATCGTGCGCCCAAGGTCAAGGCGCTTGCGACCTCACTGCTCGGGCGGCTCGGCCACGGCCCTGCGAGCGGCGAGGACATCGCCGAGCTTGCGGGCTTTTTCTCGGTGAGAACCAAGGGGCTGCTGCGCCGCTCGCGCGTGGTCCAGGCCGAACCGCCCAAGACGCCGGCGCAATGGCAACGACGCAAGGCACTGTTCGAGGGCGCCGATCTCGCCGCCTTTTCCGGCGCGCTCGGTCTTGCGCCGCAGGAGCTGATCGCCGCTTGGGATTGGAACGTGGACCACGCCGCCGATATGGCCCTG from Bradyrhizobium sp. CCBAU 53351 includes the following:
- a CDS encoding LysR family transcriptional regulator, with amino-acid sequence MDRFDAMRLFVRLVERRSFTAAAADLGLPRSTASEVLRGLEARLGARLLERTTRHVTPTLDGEDYYRRCVAILTEVEDAESAMRDARPRGLLRIDAHPLLTRTFILPHLPEFLARYPQLELQIGQGDRLVDLVREGVDCVIRSGEPGDSGMIQRRLGTIAEITVASPEYLSRHGVPTTPDALDGHQMVAFVSSRTGDVLPLEFSVAGALRHIVLPSRVRVNNSDTMADLARLGFGLAQAPRYRFAEDLASGALVEVLADHPPSPTPLSAIYPQNRQLALRLRIFLDWISGIFAEARLS
- a CDS encoding SDR family oxidoreductase — protein: MTHQHQRAAIVTGGSRGIGAAIVRRLVRDGIAVAINYASGRSAADALVAEIESAGGRAIAVQADLADPATPARLFDAAERAFGGVDVLVNNAGVMELGPLAEMTDEAFSRQMSVNLDSVFRSMREAARRLRHGGRIVSFSSSVVGLYQPGYGVYAATKAAVEAMTHVLAKELGGRRITVNAVAPGPVETRLFLEGKSEQQVRAIAAMNPFGRLGQPDDIAGLVAFLAASDSGWVNGQVIRANGGVI
- a CDS encoding 4-oxalocrotonate tautomerase family protein; this encodes MPFANIKIPQAALSRAQKTEIVHRLTALFVEYFGEAARPHTMVLIEEVPDGGYGRADEVFVVPEAWRASDAGVTPPSG
- a CDS encoding MmcQ/YjbR family DNA-binding protein, whose translation is MTPRTFETRCLRLPAVTKVVQWEGTSVFKVGGKMFALGGGFAARSGGYMFKTSNMAYAMLIEHGLARPAPYLARAKWVQLASNNALPDAELSTYLVQAHALIAAKLTRNIRKELGLDSPDAHRHDDHRVQHMDRSRRH
- a CDS encoding SWIM zinc finger family protein is translated as MAIDLKAVEQLATDQSSLKAAAGLAKPGKWSGVGASGDGALIWGECAGSGANPYRVMADLRDLGNKCTCPSRKFPCKHVLGLLWLNAEQVLPFPPADTPAWVSDWLGRRRGTPAAKPANNAPQGGEKDLRAARAGGPDVAEDPKDVARREAQAAKRTEETERAILDALDALEQWIGDQLRMGLAGFIDDATARCRRIAARLVDGKAAVLAGRIDELPSRLLALPAGDRPRGAVVELGKLVLLARAFRAAPRDAETRRAVAASETRETVLADPRAPRVDAHWEVLAEQVQTRRDGLVSQTAWLLNLSAAGPRFAMLLDFFPASAGRRGSVFTPGERFHGELVFYPSQQPLRALLVRRDAGGELPPSEWPLADATISDALTRPLLAEPWAIEIPLLLPQGRIARDDAGHNWWRSTDGMATLPIASEVSSLLCGTDLTRTAAIWSGNRLAILAAQTPWGRIGGHD
- a CDS encoding DUF5691 domain-containing protein, with protein sequence MTEVIEAETMLDAMGAVLTRWTMGSAAAPAASFWRAELGDDPTEAELRLLALSGQFLGAAVTMEPGATLRVLPDVPALTLPTLPEPLRPLARRILAAKKQAQSGTELVHFLAARGWTMHPADWMPAAADDDAPDVYATWRDWAAIAAADGAARRQTNDRLTADNWEDFWPAARKAALAGLRRDDPSAARGVLEARLAGETADTRLRLLSLLSERLSDDDVTFLEGIAANDRAPKVKALATSLLGRLGHGPASGEDIAELAGFFSVRTKGLLRRSRVVQAEPPKTPAQWQRRKALFEGADLAAFSGALGLAPQELIAAWDWNVDHAADMALINVIVSSGTDAHVTQAADAISQGDATGLIAALAPRLSPAERARHAETALHSHGISFELAQQVAGPAARLDDPLSAPAGKTLLAALQRDDAKPSDQFAELHALGLIASRDGAQRSLQRLTGAGLLQGDPRLDMLRLNAALDDNGANP